A genomic window from Camarhynchus parvulus chromosome 27, STF_HiC, whole genome shotgun sequence includes:
- the IFI35 gene encoding interferon-induced 35 kDa protein: MDSEEESFVRLQDEGLQSPEQLRQEIERCKELYSALEKDLAELRTAKEAAEQRTQELKKEGELHKILEQQLSLNGDEERAHQIFAIREENSRLRMEKQVLKDKLEELKKRVLWNDPVMILSALPEKKMIFKGLPANKEDMNKLMLTPLIHSPLPGGSALITFEEAEVAQRIIEKGEHTVELNCGQLEELDQCRVRVQAVPMDILLPSALEMRLTQSSRSILVSDLPSLDIPKEALLDKLELFFSKTKNGGSEVESREFLEDSEQVVLTFTQDGVAEPLIERGHIQVPIGKGKYKIKISPCMCGDISNLQLQPSRCPRTVLLLGIPDVLSVESMRDALEIHFQKASRGGGEVDALAYVPAGRSGVAVFVEDTTG; this comes from the exons ATGGATTCGGAGGAG GAATCCTTCGTCCGGCTGCAGGACGAGGGCCTGCAGAGCCCCGAGCAGCTCCGGCAGGAGATCGAGCGCTGCAAG GAGCTTTACAGTGCTCTGGAGAAAGACCTTGCAGAGCTACGAACGGCCAAGGAAGCTGCAGAGCAAAGGACACAAGAGctgaagaaagaaggagaacTTCATAAAATTTTAGAGCAACAGCTGTCTTTAAATGGAGATGAAGAAAGAGCACACCAG ATTTTTGCAATAAGGGAGGAGAACAGCAGACTGAGGATGGAGAAGCAGGTTCTGAAAGATAAACTGGAAGAATTGAAGAAGAGGGTCCTCTGGAATGATCCTGTGATG ATACTGTCTGCCctgccagaaaagaaaatgatatttAAGGGACTCCCAGCAAACAAGGAGGACATGAACAAGCTGATGCTCACCCCACTGATCCACTCCCctctgccagggggctcagctCTCATCACCTTTGAGGAGGCAGAGG TGGCCCAGAGGATCATAGAGAAGGGGGAGCACACGGTGGAGCTGAACTgtgggcagctggaggagctcgACCAGTGCAGAGTGCGAGTGCAGGCAGTGCCCATGGACATCCTGCTGCCATCTGCCCTGGAG ATGAGGCTgactcagagcagcaggagcatcctTGTGTCTGACTTGCCCAGCCTGGACATCCCCAAGGAGGCACTGCTGGACAAGCTGGAGCTCTTCTTCAGCAAGACAAAGAATGGGGGCAGCGAGGTGGAGAGCAGGGAGTTCCTGGAGGACTCTGAGCAGGTGGTGCTGACCTTCACACAGGATGGAG TGGCAGAGCCGCTAATTGAAAGAGGACATATCCAGGTGCCCATTGGGAAAGGGaaatacaaaatcaaaatatcacCATGCATGTGTGGAGACATCTCCAACCTGCAG ctccagccctcccGCTGCCCCAGGACCGTCCTGCTCCTGGGCATCCCCGATGTGCTGAGCGTGGAGTCCATGAGAGACGCCCTGGAGATCCACTTCCAGAAGGCCagccgcggcggcggcgaggTGGATGCGCTCGCCTACGTCCCCGCGGGGCGTTCAGGGGTGGCCGTGTTCGTGGAGGACACTACGGGCTAG
- the RPL27 gene encoding 60S ribosomal protein L27, whose protein sequence is MGKFMKPGKVVLVLAGRYSGRKAVIVKNIDDGTSDRPYSHALVAGIDRYPRKVTAAMGKKKIAKRSKIKSFVKVYNYNHLMPTRYSVDIPLDKTVVNKDVFRDPALKRKARREAKVKFEERYKTGKNKWFFQKLRF, encoded by the exons ATGGGGAAGTTCATGAAGCCGGGGAaggtggtgctggtgctggccgGCCGCTACTCGGGGCGCAAGGCCGTCATCGTGAAG AACATCGACGATGGCACCTCGGACCGGCCGTACAGCCATGCCTTGGTGGCCGGCATCGACCGCTACCCGCGTAAGGTGactgctgccatgggcaagaAAAAGATCGCTAAAAGGTCCAAGATCAAGTCGTTCGTGAAGGTTTACAACTACAACCACCTGATGCCCACCCG gTATTCTGTGGACATTCCCCTGGACAAAACAGTGGTCAACAAGGACGTGTTCAGGGATCCCGCTCTGAAACGCAAAGCAAGGCGTGAAGCCAAGGTGAAATTTGAGGAGAG GTACAAAACTGGCAAGAATAAGTGGTTCTTCCAGAAGCTGCGATTCTAA